A genomic window from Plasmodium chabaudi chabaudi strain AS genome assembly, chromosome: 8 includes:
- a CDS encoding E3 ubiquitin-protein ligase RBX1, putative, protein MINNTRSEDKEIFKIHKWSAVAAWSWDISVDNCAICRNHIMDLCIECQAKLNEHINDKDKKIDKENCTVAWGVCNHAFHLHCISRWIKARQVCPLDNTTWEFQKATT, encoded by the coding sequence atgattAATAATACACGATCTGAGGACAAagaaatattcaaaattcACAAATGGTCAGCAGTAGCGGCATGGTCTTGGGATATTAGTGTGGACAATTGCGCTATATGTAGAAACCATATAATGGATTTATGTATAGAATGCCAAGCTAAATTAAACGAgcatataaatgataaggataaaaaaattgacaAAGAAAACTGTACCGTTGCTTGGGGTGTGTGTAATCATGCTTTTCATTTGCATTGTATATCACGATGGATTAAAGCAAGACAAGTTTGCCCTTTAGATAACACTACTTGGGAATTCCAAAAGGCAACAAcctaa